GGGCCGCGAGGAGGAGGCGAAGGCGGGTCCGCCGCCCGAGTTCGACCCGATGGCGGGCGGATTCCCCGTACCGCCGCTGCCCGGACAGACCCTGCCGCCCGTGCCCCGGCGCACCCCGCGCCGCGCTCGGGAGCTCGTTGTCAGTGGTGGACCCGATACTCAGAGTGACGAGAACGTGAGTGACGGAAAGGAGGCCGACCGTGTCTGAGCCACAACCCCCGAACTCCTCGGGGGAGAAGTTCCAGAACCCCGTGGCCGGGTTCGGCGTGACCTTCAAGGCCATGTTCAAGAAGCGGCTCACGGAGCAGTACCCGGAGACGTCGAAGGTGACCGCGCCGCGCTTCCACGGCCGTCACCAGCTCAACCGGCACCCGGACGGCCTGGAGAAGTGCGTCGGCTGCGAGCTGTGCGCCTGGGCCTGTCCCGCCGACGCCATCTACGTCGAAGGCGCGGACAACACCGACGAGGAGCGCTACTCCCCGGGCGAACGGTACGGCCGCGTCTACCAGATCAACTACGCGCGCTGCATTCTCTGCGGTCTCTGCATCGAGGCGTGTCCCACCCGGGCGCTCACGATGACCAACGAGTTCGAGCTCGCCAACACCACCCGCGCCAGCCTCATCTACACCAAGGACGAGCTGCTCGCGGGATTGGAGGAGGGCATGGTCGACAGCCCGCACGCGATCTTCCCCGGCATGGACGAACAGGACTACTACCGGGGCCTGGTGACCGAGGCCGCTCCCGGCACCGAGCGCCAGCGCGCGGTGTCCAAGGGCGAGAAGCCGGAGTCCGGCGACGACGAGGACGCCGTGGTGCCGGCCTCCGCCGCCGCTTCGGCCGCGTCCCACGAGCACGGCCACGGCTCACCCACCCACGGTTCGCACGGGCAGAGGGAGGCGGGCGCATGAGCGCGCTGGCAGCGGCGGCCTCCACCACCTCGACCGGCGAGGCCGTGCAGTTCTGGATCCTCGCCACGGTCGCCGTGCTCGGCGCCCTCTCCACCGTCCTGATGAGGCGGGCCGTGCACAGCGCGCTCTCCCTCGCCGGGACCATGATCGTGCTGGCGGTCTTCTACCTCGCCAACGGCGCCTACTTCCTCGGCATCGTGCAGGTCGTCGTG
The DNA window shown above is from Streptomyces sp. NBC_00247 and carries:
- the nuoI gene encoding NADH-quinone oxidoreductase subunit NuoI → MFKKRLTEQYPETSKVTAPRFHGRHQLNRHPDGLEKCVGCELCAWACPADAIYVEGADNTDEERYSPGERYGRVYQINYARCILCGLCIEACPTRALTMTNEFELANTTRASLIYTKDELLAGLEEGMVDSPHAIFPGMDEQDYYRGLVTEAAPGTERQRAVSKGEKPESGDDEDAVVPASAAASAASHEHGHGSPTHGSHGQREAGA